Proteins from a single region of Oncorhynchus tshawytscha isolate Ot180627B linkage group LG03, Otsh_v2.0, whole genome shotgun sequence:
- the LOC112242702 gene encoding LOW QUALITY PROTEIN: interferon lambda receptor 1-like (The sequence of the model RefSeq protein was modified relative to this genomic sequence to represent the inferred CDS: inserted 1 base in 1 codon), which translates to MKYFLLSIYLMLQCFYALCTLPAPVNVTIDSLNFHHVLRWTPGPGTPPGTMYKILHRENNMTLQLQHQTNMTNQKLDLKYPKEEYRLCVQASHELLESPLTVITFTPYTQTVIGPPTLSLDGCGNCLVINITLPEMETIQNVYGXSVSFQIDWKSAGETRIKETRTTHLSYMLENLNVDTEYCVRVHTMITTNQKTQLSEWKCAHTSIVKANRVPAVVAGVSALLIVSGAGLMVLMFILFYTGFLCKLKTHLPRSLTALVEGYLVTPERTVPDLVSISSEPEQQGKALTTKAHHNRENSNRAGEEEEEDEEEEGGNGAVYMDRDAGLSFDSSSSTIQSQEASGANVALLNVAGHSGGLSFETAAEEEEEVPVGVVVLGGQGQSEVKGELTKVISSLDGDQPRPLGLVGLGGEEEKEMREETSGNVNLFSVTLGALKKEEEEHETDVLLGCSKQEQKPLLPIDSLQRTLGLDSMGSQGEIQEDTGLVLSRADCTYKYFEYSDRHAASCTNTYSDCLVTHTGTVQSHNETEEEEEEEEDFSGYMGH; encoded by the exons ATGAAATATTTCCTTCTATCTATTTATTTGATGTTGCAGTGTTTTTATG CCCTGTGTACCCTCCCTGCTCCGGTCAATGTTACCATCGATTCTCTCAACTTCCACCATGTTCTCCGCTGGACCCCTGGGCCAGGCACACCACCCGGGACCATGTACAAGATCTTACACAG agaaaacaACATGACCCTACAGCTACAGCATCAAACCAACATGACAAATCAGAAGCTGGATCTGAAGTACCCCAAAGAAGAATACAGATTGTGTGTTCAGGCTTCCCACGAGCTCTTAGAGTCGCCCCTGACCGTGATCACCTTCACCCCCTACACACAGA CTGTTATTGGTCCTCCGACACTGTCTTTGGATGGATGTGGCAATTGTCTGGTAATCAACATCACACTGCCTGAGATGGAAACCATTCAAAATGTCTACG GCAGTGTATCCTTTCAGATCGACTGGAAGAGCGCAGGAGAGACTCGG ATCAAAGAGACCCGTACAACTCATTTAAGTTATATGCTGGAGAACTTGAATGTGGACACAGAGTACTGTGTGAGGGTGCATACGATGATCACCACCAACCAAAAAACACAGCTTTCTGAGTGGAAGTGTGCACACACCAGTATTGTGAAGGCTAACAGAG TCCCTGCTGTTGTAGCTGGGGTGTCGGCTCTCCTCATTGTGAGTGGGGCAGGCCTGATGGTTCTCATGTTTATCTTGTTCTACACTGGGTTCTTGTGCAAGTTGAAGACCCATCTGCCTAGATCACTG ACTGCCCTGGTTGAGGGCTACCTAGTCACCCCAGAGAGAACAGTTCCTGACCTGGTCTCCATATCCTCTGAGCCAGAGCAACAAGGGAAGGCCCTCACAACAAAAGCACACCACAACAGAGAGAACTCGAACCGagcaggggaggaagaggaggaggatgaagaggaggaggggggaaacGGCGCGGTCTACATGGACCGCGATGCGGGGCTCTCCTTTGATAGCAGCTCCAGCACCATACAGTCCCAGGAAGCATCAGGGGCTAATGTTGCCCTTCTTAACGTAGCAGGGCATTCTGGGGGGTTGAGTTTTGAGACAGcagctgaggaggaagaggaagttcCTGTGGGAGTGGTGGTGCTTGGAGGTCAGGGTCAGAGCGAGGTCAAAGGTGAACTAACGAAGGTCATTTCCAGCCTAGACGGAGATCAACCCAGACCTCTGGGACTTGTAGGgttgggtggagaggaggagaaagagatgagggaggagaccTCTGGTAACGTCAATCTGTTCTCTGTGACTCTGGGGGCTttaaagaaggaggaggaggagcatgaGACAGATGTTTTATTAGGCTGTTCCAAACAGGAGCAGAAGCCTCTACTTCCCATAGACTCCTTACAGAGGACATTAGGACTGGACAGCATGGGATCACAGGGTGAGATACAGGAGGATACAGGCCTAGTACTGTCACGGGCAGACTGCACATACAAATACTTTGAATATTCAGATAGACATGCTGCCAGCTGTACAAATACATACTCTGACTGCCTGGTAACGCACACTGGCACTGTGCAGTCTCAcaatgagacagaggaggaggaggaggaagaagaagactTCTCAGGCTATATGGGACATTGA